Proteins co-encoded in one Minwuia thermotolerans genomic window:
- a CDS encoding glutathione S-transferase family protein: MIDLYYWPTPNGWKISIMLEECGLDYRMVPVNIGAGEQFEPDFLKISPNNRMPAIVDNDGPEGAPWHLMESGAILIYLAEKTGRFLPAEPGGRYRAIEWLMWQMGGVGPMFGQNGHFRLYATEDIPYAKQRYLNESNRLYGVLDRRLGEVEYAAGDYSIADMALFPWFMVHRQQGVAMDDYPNVRRWYEAIKQRPAVRRGVDLGRELRRKPDEMGEAEKKNLFGDNQFAKRA, from the coding sequence ATGATCGATCTCTACTACTGGCCGACGCCGAACGGCTGGAAGATCTCCATCATGCTGGAGGAATGCGGGCTGGACTACCGCATGGTCCCGGTGAATATCGGCGCGGGCGAGCAGTTCGAGCCGGATTTCCTGAAGATCAGCCCCAACAACCGCATGCCCGCCATCGTCGACAATGACGGCCCCGAAGGCGCGCCCTGGCACCTGATGGAATCGGGCGCGATCCTGATCTACCTGGCGGAGAAGACCGGCCGCTTCCTGCCCGCCGAGCCCGGCGGCCGCTACCGCGCCATCGAGTGGCTGATGTGGCAGATGGGCGGCGTCGGCCCGATGTTCGGCCAGAACGGGCATTTCCGTCTCTACGCTACCGAGGACATCCCCTACGCGAAGCAGCGCTATCTGAACGAGTCCAACCGCCTCTACGGCGTCCTCGACCGGCGTCTGGGCGAGGTGGAGTACGCCGCCGGCGACTATTCCATCGCCGACATGGCGCTGTTTCCATGGTTCATGGTGCACCGCCAGCAGGGCGTGGCCATGGACGACTACCCGAATGTCCGCCGCTGGTACGAGGCGATCAAGCAGCGGCCCGCGGTGCGCCGGGGCGTCGATCTCGGCCGGGAACTGCGCCGCAAGCCCGACGAGATGGGCGAGGCCGAGAAGAAGAACCTGTTCGGCGACAACCAGTTCGCCAAACGCGCATGA
- a CDS encoding trans-sulfuration enzyme family protein, whose translation MSAGSDKPATYLAQALGHVEPASRGLAPAIYPATTYERDADLTLPGGAEYARDDNPGYTLAEEMLAKLEGGAEAMLYASGMAAAVALFQSLRSGDSVIAPEVMYFGLKAWLQDFGERFGLNVRFVANDADAYAAALKERPAKLVWAETPANPLWQVTDLAAVAEACRAAGAKLGVDNTVPTPLFTRPLELGADYVMHSATKSLNGHSDVVAGALVTGNADDPLWQGAHVQRHKGGAIAGPFEAWLLARGMRTLAVRVERAAANAMRIAEALEARGDVTVLYPGLPSHPGHAIAKRQMTGGFGSMMSVLTGGGQERAYRVKAGLRLFRRATSLGGVESLVEHRRMVEGPTSMAPDDLLRLSVGIEDADDLIADLMQALDGA comes from the coding sequence ATGAGCGCCGGTTCGGACAAGCCGGCGACCTACCTGGCCCAGGCGCTGGGTCATGTCGAGCCGGCGAGCCGCGGCCTGGCGCCGGCGATCTATCCGGCCACGACCTACGAGCGCGACGCCGACCTGACCCTGCCCGGCGGGGCGGAATACGCCCGCGACGACAACCCCGGCTACACCCTGGCCGAGGAGATGCTGGCCAAGCTGGAAGGCGGCGCCGAGGCCATGCTCTACGCCTCCGGCATGGCGGCGGCGGTGGCGCTGTTCCAGTCGCTGAGGTCGGGGGATTCCGTAATCGCGCCGGAGGTGATGTATTTCGGGCTGAAGGCCTGGCTGCAGGATTTCGGCGAGCGCTTCGGCCTGAACGTCCGCTTCGTCGCCAACGATGCGGACGCCTATGCCGCTGCGCTGAAGGAACGGCCGGCGAAGCTGGTCTGGGCGGAGACGCCGGCCAACCCGCTCTGGCAGGTGACAGACCTTGCCGCCGTGGCGGAGGCCTGCCGGGCCGCGGGCGCGAAGCTGGGCGTCGACAACACGGTGCCGACGCCGCTGTTCACCCGGCCGCTGGAACTCGGCGCGGATTATGTCATGCATTCGGCCACGAAGTCGCTGAACGGCCATTCCGACGTGGTCGCCGGCGCGCTGGTGACCGGGAATGCCGATGATCCGCTCTGGCAGGGCGCCCACGTCCAGCGCCACAAGGGCGGCGCCATCGCCGGGCCGTTCGAGGCATGGCTGCTGGCCCGCGGCATGCGGACGCTCGCCGTCCGGGTCGAACGCGCTGCCGCGAACGCCATGCGCATCGCCGAGGCGCTCGAGGCGCGCGGCGACGTCACGGTTCTCTATCCCGGCCTGCCGAGCCATCCGGGCCATGCGATCGCGAAGCGGCAGATGACCGGCGGTTTCGGATCGATGATGTCGGTGCTGACCGGCGGCGGGCAGGAGAGGGCGTATCGCGTGAAAGCGGGGCTCAGGCTGTTCCGCCGGGCGACGTCGCTGGGCGGGGTCGAGAGCCTGGTGGAACACCGCCGCATGGTGGAGGGGCCGACGTCGATGGCGCCGGACGACCTGCTGCGTCTGTCGGTCGGGATCGAGGACGCAGACGACCTGATCGCGGACCTGATGCAGGCGCTGGACGGCGCCTAG
- a CDS encoding glutathione binding-like protein, with protein sequence MIELYTWGTPNGRKVSVMLEECGLDYQVYPVNIAKDEQFDPDFLKISPNNKIPAIVDSEGPDGEPISVFETGAILIYLAKKTGKFLPAEPRAFHETMQWLMWQMGGVGPMMGQAHHFRRFAPEKIPYAIDRYTNETARLYGVLDKRVADRDWLAAGEYTIADIATFPWIARHEWQGMKLEDFPNLKRWYDRIWSRDAVKKGFEVP encoded by the coding sequence ATGATCGAACTCTACACCTGGGGCACGCCCAACGGCCGCAAGGTCTCCGTGATGCTGGAGGAATGCGGGCTCGACTATCAGGTTTATCCCGTGAACATCGCGAAGGACGAGCAATTCGATCCGGACTTCCTGAAGATCAGCCCCAACAACAAGATCCCCGCCATCGTCGACAGCGAGGGGCCGGACGGGGAGCCGATCTCGGTCTTCGAGACCGGCGCCATCCTGATCTATCTGGCGAAGAAGACGGGAAAGTTCCTGCCTGCCGAACCGCGCGCCTTCCACGAGACCATGCAGTGGCTGATGTGGCAGATGGGCGGTGTCGGTCCGATGATGGGACAGGCGCATCATTTCCGCCGTTTCGCGCCGGAGAAGATCCCCTACGCCATCGACCGCTACACCAACGAGACCGCGCGCCTCTACGGCGTGCTCGACAAGCGTGTCGCCGACAGGGACTGGCTGGCCGCCGGCGAATACACCATCGCCGACATCGCCACCTTCCCGTGGATTGCGCGCCATGAGTGGCAGGGCATGAAGCTGGAGGACTTCCCGAACCTGAAGCGCTGGTACGACCGCATCTGGTCGCGCGACGCGGTGAAGAAGGGCTTCGAGGTGCCATGA
- a CDS encoding YbaK/EbsC family protein, translating into MSNGEKLLQREPVQRVQNALREAGLDTAIRALSETARTAQDAARSLDCELGAIVKSLVFRAGDKAVMALIAGDRTCDTDALREVLDLPDELDRATPEFVRAETGFTIGGVAPLGHVSPVPIAIDASLARFVTVYAAAGHPHCVFPATFDDLMRATGATASERIAN; encoded by the coding sequence ATGAGCAACGGCGAGAAGCTGCTGCAACGCGAACCGGTCCAGCGCGTCCAGAACGCGCTGCGGGAGGCCGGGCTGGACACGGCGATTCGGGCGCTTTCGGAGACGGCGCGGACGGCGCAGGACGCGGCGCGCTCCCTCGATTGCGAACTGGGCGCGATCGTGAAGTCGCTGGTCTTCCGCGCCGGCGACAAGGCGGTCATGGCTCTGATCGCGGGCGACCGTACCTGCGACACCGATGCGCTGCGGGAAGTCCTCGACCTGCCCGACGAACTGGACCGGGCAACGCCGGAGTTCGTCCGTGCCGAGACCGGCTTCACCATCGGCGGGGTCGCGCCTCTGGGTCATGTCAGCCCGGTTCCCATTGCCATCGATGCGTCGCTGGCCCGATTCGTGACGGTCTACGCCGCCGCCGGCCACCCGCACTGCGTCTTTCCGGCCACGTTCGACGATCTGATGCGGGCGACCGGCGCGACCGCCTCGGAAAGGATCGCGAATTAA
- a CDS encoding ceramidase domain-containing protein, with protein MNEFVDAYCERTAYGFWNEPLNAVTNLAFIIAAIWLWRIAGRRGVRSDPYFLIPAALLVATGIGSFLWHTTAQGWGGALDTAALSLCLLATVYAGARRWLGMRWYTALVWPAFMIAAAVALGRLPVPGAFYLGPFVTGLALSFWLWRRGHPAWGWIAAAVAVFVPSFIFRSIDERLCDLWPVGTHFLWHILNGAVLGLAIAPLARGLTRGEGGHNDGAGRADR; from the coding sequence ATGAACGAATTCGTCGACGCCTATTGCGAGCGCACGGCCTACGGCTTCTGGAACGAACCGCTCAACGCCGTCACCAACCTAGCTTTCATCATTGCCGCCATCTGGCTCTGGCGCATCGCCGGGCGGCGTGGCGTACGAAGCGATCCGTATTTCCTGATTCCCGCAGCCCTGCTGGTCGCGACCGGCATTGGCAGCTTCCTGTGGCACACCACCGCCCAGGGCTGGGGCGGCGCCCTCGATACCGCGGCGCTCTCGCTCTGCCTCCTCGCCACCGTCTACGCCGGCGCGCGCCGGTGGCTGGGCATGCGCTGGTACACAGCGCTGGTCTGGCCGGCCTTCATGATCGCCGCCGCGGTGGCGCTGGGACGGCTGCCCGTGCCCGGCGCGTTCTATCTCGGGCCCTTCGTCACCGGCCTGGCCCTGTCGTTCTGGCTCTGGCGGCGCGGTCATCCGGCCTGGGGCTGGATCGCTGCCGCCGTCGCCGTCTTCGTTCCTTCCTTCATCTTCCGCTCGATCGACGAGCGGCTCTGCGATCTCTGGCCTGTCGGAACCCACTTCCTTTGGCATATCCTGAACGGCGCGGTCCTCGGCCTGGCCATCGCGCCGCTGGCGAGGGGACTGACACGGGGAGAGGGAGGACACAACGATGGCGCTGGTCGAGCGGACCGATGA
- a CDS encoding enoyl-CoA hydratase/isomerase family protein, with protein MALVERTDDDGLCILTLNRPEALNALSPKLVMELRAHVDALHRQQDEIGVVILRAEGRSFCAGNDLKAIQSGEEAPAPNYQSDTVDLIETLPQPVIGAVQGHCYTGGLELALAVDIIVAGSSAKFADTHGKWGMTPRWGMSRRLPDRVGVQRAKEMMYSGRTVDAEEAVRIGLAVEWVPDEELQDHVVKMARGFLANSWHTLRGDKMLVNEGQNRGHSDALAFERVHSPGRSPDVAERVKNFGKG; from the coding sequence ATGGCGCTGGTCGAGCGGACCGATGACGACGGTCTCTGCATACTCACGCTGAACCGGCCGGAGGCGCTGAACGCGCTCTCGCCGAAACTGGTCATGGAACTGCGCGCCCATGTCGACGCCCTGCACCGCCAGCAGGACGAGATAGGCGTCGTCATCCTGCGCGCCGAAGGCCGCTCCTTCTGCGCCGGCAACGACCTGAAGGCGATCCAGTCGGGCGAGGAAGCGCCGGCGCCCAACTATCAGTCGGACACGGTGGACCTCATCGAGACCCTGCCGCAGCCGGTGATCGGTGCGGTGCAGGGCCATTGCTACACCGGTGGGCTGGAACTGGCGCTGGCCGTCGACATCATCGTCGCCGGGTCGTCGGCGAAGTTCGCGGATACGCACGGCAAGTGGGGCATGACCCCGCGCTGGGGCATGAGCCGCCGGCTGCCCGACCGCGTCGGCGTGCAGCGCGCCAAGGAGATGATGTACTCCGGCCGCACGGTGGACGCCGAGGAGGCGGTGCGGATCGGCCTCGCTGTCGAATGGGTGCCCGACGAGGAACTGCAGGATCACGTCGTGAAGATGGCCCGCGGCTTCCTTGCCAACTCCTGGCACACGCTGCGCGGCGACAAGATGCTGGTCAACGAGGGCCAGAACCGCGGCCACAGCGACGCGCTCGCCTTCGAGCGCGTGCACAGCCCGGGCCGGTCGCCGGACGTCGCCGAACGCGTGAAGAACTTCGGAAAGGGCTGA
- a CDS encoding LLM class flavin-dependent oxidoreductase produces MALLKVSISVGGYDRSGMGAVAEFVKAAESMGVDCAWSAEAWGQDAATSLAYLAARTSRIRLGTGIMQISARVPSMTAMTALSLHSLSGGRFILGLGVSGPQVVEGLQGRDYRKPLTRLKETVDVVRMAFRGEKLKYDGETITLPRPGGEGKAIRLDFPPTEIPIYLATLGPKSLEYTGEAADGWLGTSFSPDHPEAHLAYIRRGAERAGRSLADIHLNAACSVGIGEDVEALIDSRRPGIAFQMGAMGSAQTNFYNEAFQRSGFEDEAKEIQRLWIEGCRDEAAKIVPDAMITEFGAVGTPEMVRKRFETYAAAGVGGVTVRFDPKLDAAGQLAQLEKVMELVG; encoded by the coding sequence ATGGCGCTGCTCAAGGTTTCCATCAGCGTCGGCGGCTATGACCGCAGCGGCATGGGCGCGGTGGCCGAATTCGTGAAGGCGGCCGAATCCATGGGCGTCGACTGCGCCTGGTCGGCGGAGGCCTGGGGGCAGGACGCCGCCACCTCGCTCGCCTATCTCGCCGCCCGGACCAGCCGGATCAGGCTCGGCACGGGCATCATGCAGATCAGCGCGCGCGTCCCCTCCATGACGGCGATGACCGCGCTTTCGCTCCACAGCCTGTCGGGCGGGCGCTTCATCCTGGGGCTGGGGGTCAGCGGCCCGCAGGTCGTCGAAGGCCTTCAGGGCCGGGACTACCGGAAGCCGCTCACCCGCCTGAAGGAAACGGTCGACGTGGTCCGCATGGCCTTCCGGGGCGAGAAGCTGAAATACGACGGCGAGACCATCACCCTGCCCAGGCCGGGCGGGGAAGGAAAGGCGATCCGCCTGGACTTCCCGCCGACGGAGATCCCGATCTACCTCGCCACCCTGGGGCCGAAATCCCTCGAATATACCGGGGAGGCAGCGGACGGCTGGCTTGGCACGTCCTTCTCGCCGGACCATCCGGAAGCGCACCTGGCCTATATCCGCCGGGGTGCGGAACGCGCCGGGCGCAGCCTCGCCGACATTCATCTCAACGCGGCCTGCTCGGTCGGCATCGGGGAGGATGTCGAGGCGCTGATCGATTCCCGCCGGCCCGGCATCGCCTTCCAGATGGGCGCCATGGGCTCGGCGCAGACCAATTTCTACAACGAGGCCTTTCAGCGTTCCGGCTTCGAGGACGAGGCGAAGGAGATCCAGCGGCTCTGGATCGAGGGCTGCCGCGACGAGGCGGCGAAGATCGTCCCCGACGCGATGATCACCGAGTTCGGCGCCGTCGGCACGCCGGAGATGGTGCGGAAGCGCTTCGAGACCTACGCCGCCGCCGGCGTTGGCGGCGTCACCGTCCGCTTCGATCCGAAACTCGACGCTGCCGGCCAGCTCGCCCAGCTCGAGAAGGTGATGGAACTGGTAGGCTGA
- a CDS encoding toll/interleukin-1 receptor domain-containing protein: MSTKVVGFFCYAHRDFDNSSGELSWVFEQIQRELRLQSGEDVEVFHDRKNIRWGDLWRSAIDLTLVSSYFLVPILSPSFFTSNECRREFFEFLKSDQVDLSYSRIFPIKFIHDRKRMTDDSEDELVREALRRQYIDWTAYRFCEEKRKVEKINEMVLRLADIMELHKNNILAETKKPIIDQSPKSSEYEAQSESIYNELSSNVLKMPINDKSLEVYQKLLIPNMPTSPNLNHRLLVDIDRLGYEYISDIHRVVRMQEKNVIEYYKENPNLFGFSTDFLTKSLIFEDKEFRARHPASAQTLNVAQQIGRI; encoded by the coding sequence ATGTCTACAAAAGTGGTCGGATTTTTCTGCTATGCGCATAGGGATTTTGATAATTCTAGTGGTGAATTGAGTTGGGTATTTGAGCAAATTCAGCGCGAGCTGCGACTTCAATCTGGCGAAGATGTGGAGGTGTTTCATGATAGAAAGAATATTCGTTGGGGAGATTTATGGAGAAGTGCCATTGATTTAACACTTGTTTCATCATATTTTTTAGTGCCAATCTTGAGCCCATCGTTTTTTACCAGCAATGAATGTAGGCGAGAATTTTTTGAGTTTTTAAAATCTGATCAAGTTGATTTATCTTATAGTCGAATATTTCCAATAAAATTTATTCACGATAGAAAGAGAATGACTGATGATTCAGAGGATGAATTAGTAAGAGAGGCGTTACGTAGGCAGTACATAGATTGGACAGCATATCGTTTTTGTGAGGAAAAAAGGAAGGTGGAGAAGATAAACGAAATGGTTCTTAGACTTGCCGATATTATGGAATTGCATAAAAATAACATCCTTGCTGAGACGAAAAAGCCAATAATAGACCAGTCCCCCAAATCAAGTGAATATGAAGCACAGTCTGAATCAATCTACAATGAGTTGAGTTCTAATGTTCTAAAAATGCCGATAAATGACAAATCACTGGAAGTATATCAGAAATTATTGATACCAAACATGCCAACTTCTCCGAACCTAAATCATCGCCTGCTTGTCGATATTGATCGGCTAGGATATGAGTATATCTCCGATATTCATCGTGTCGTAAGAATGCAAGAGAAAAATGTAATAGAATACTATAAAGAAAATCCCAACTTGTTTGGTTTTTCGACAGATTTTCTAACCAAATCATTGATATTTGAAGATAAAGAATTTCGAGCACGACATCCAGCGAGCGCCCAGACGTTAAATGTCGCGCAACAAATCGGACGAATATAG
- a CDS encoding TMEM165/GDT1 family protein produces MEALIVSAGVVALAEIGDKTMLLALVLAARFRAPALVIAGILVATLANHGLAALVGVSAAELLDGAWLRWIVGLSFLAMAGWTLIPDKADDLNVEPRRRFGPFLATTAAFFLVEIGDKTQLATVVLAARFDSILIVTIGTTAGMLAVNAPTVLLGGALSERLPLGAIRAAAAAIFAVLGILTLAAPETIGA; encoded by the coding sequence ATGGAAGCACTGATCGTCTCCGCCGGCGTGGTCGCCCTGGCCGAGATCGGCGACAAGACCATGCTGCTGGCCCTGGTGCTCGCCGCGCGTTTCCGCGCGCCGGCGCTGGTGATCGCCGGCATCCTTGTCGCCACCCTCGCCAATCATGGTCTGGCCGCGCTGGTCGGCGTCTCGGCGGCGGAACTGTTGGACGGGGCGTGGCTCAGGTGGATCGTCGGGCTGTCCTTCCTCGCCATGGCGGGATGGACACTCATTCCCGACAAGGCAGACGACCTGAATGTGGAACCGCGCCGCCGCTTCGGGCCGTTCCTCGCCACGACGGCCGCCTTCTTCCTGGTCGAGATCGGTGACAAGACCCAGCTCGCGACCGTGGTGCTGGCCGCGCGCTTCGATTCCATTCTGATCGTCACGATCGGGACCACGGCGGGCATGCTGGCGGTCAATGCGCCGACGGTGCTGCTGGGCGGGGCGCTGTCGGAGCGGTTGCCGCTGGGTGCGATCCGCGCGGCGGCGGCGGCGATCTTCGCCGTTCTCGGTATCCTGACTCTCGCAGCGCCGGAGACGATCGGAGCGTAG
- a CDS encoding acyl-CoA synthetase, with product MQKKPANTLADVVEIEKTPFTELLPADNIYAALRHSAERHPDRPAIWNLARGELADEPEKITYRDLFRRVTQTANMLRGLGVGEEDVVTLLMPIVPETHYLLWGAETAGIVNPVNPFLEPEHIVSICKAAGTKVIVGCHPSISPDPWPRIEAVRKEIPGLKVIQVGGSGADVDGDVILYEQAMEGVEAGRLTFARDFDMHGTAALFHTGGTTGVPKLARHTQKGLMLQSWNYGNAIPLDDLHAPMGLPLFHVGGATAWGAMPFLWGHTITLLGSEGFRNPNVARDFFANAARLKWNLIPVVPAIWSMLLQQPIEEHDLSSLRYGAVGGSTLSVEVANLATRRLGVPLVEGWGMTETHGFSASNPFEGEVRVGSIGFRLPFNEIRVVRTDDDGHIEGDCKIDEIGLVVCRGPQIFGGYLDPVHDGKAWLDGEWFDTGDLGRIDADGYIWLTGRSKDLIIRGGHNIDPATIEDILYQHPAIELAAAVGRPDRRVGELPVVFVQFARGRSATEDELKGFVAERITERAANPVEIIPIEEMPLTGVGKIFKPSLRIEAVQRVFDRDIGMLANELGAEIMVEVRQDKVHGTLAAITVKDGPPETEERIRETVGGYETRFEIGRG from the coding sequence ATGCAGAAGAAACCCGCGAACACGCTGGCGGACGTTGTCGAGATCGAGAAGACGCCGTTCACCGAACTACTGCCGGCCGACAACATCTACGCCGCGCTCCGCCACTCTGCCGAGCGCCATCCGGACCGCCCGGCGATCTGGAACCTGGCGCGCGGCGAGCTGGCCGACGAGCCCGAGAAGATCACCTATCGCGACCTGTTCCGGCGCGTGACGCAGACCGCAAACATGCTGCGCGGCCTGGGCGTCGGCGAGGAGGACGTGGTCACCCTGCTGATGCCGATCGTACCGGAAACGCACTACCTGCTGTGGGGCGCGGAAACGGCGGGCATCGTCAATCCGGTGAACCCCTTCCTGGAGCCGGAGCACATCGTCTCCATCTGCAAGGCGGCGGGCACGAAGGTGATCGTCGGCTGCCATCCCTCGATCAGCCCCGACCCCTGGCCGCGGATCGAGGCGGTGCGGAAGGAAATCCCCGGCCTGAAAGTGATCCAGGTCGGCGGCAGCGGCGCCGATGTCGACGGGGACGTGATCCTCTACGAGCAGGCCATGGAAGGCGTCGAGGCCGGGCGGCTGACCTTTGCCCGCGACTTCGACATGCACGGCACGGCGGCGCTGTTCCACACCGGCGGCACTACCGGCGTGCCCAAGCTGGCGCGGCACACCCAGAAGGGTCTGATGCTGCAGAGCTGGAACTACGGCAACGCCATCCCGCTGGACGACCTGCACGCGCCGATGGGCCTGCCGCTGTTCCATGTCGGCGGCGCCACCGCCTGGGGCGCGATGCCGTTCCTGTGGGGCCACACCATCACCCTGCTGGGATCGGAGGGATTCCGGAACCCGAACGTGGCCCGCGACTTCTTCGCCAACGCGGCGCGGCTGAAGTGGAACCTGATCCCGGTCGTGCCGGCCATATGGTCGATGCTGCTGCAGCAACCGATCGAAGAGCACGACCTGTCGTCGCTGCGCTATGGCGCGGTGGGCGGCTCGACGCTCTCCGTCGAGGTCGCCAATCTCGCGACCCGCAGACTCGGTGTCCCGCTGGTCGAGGGCTGGGGCATGACCGAGACCCATGGCTTCTCGGCCTCGAACCCGTTCGAGGGCGAGGTCCGTGTGGGCTCGATCGGCTTCCGCCTGCCCTTCAACGAGATCCGCGTGGTGCGCACCGACGACGATGGCCATATCGAGGGCGACTGCAAGATCGACGAGATCGGCCTGGTGGTCTGCCGCGGCCCGCAGATATTCGGCGGCTATCTCGATCCGGTCCATGACGGCAAGGCCTGGCTGGACGGCGAATGGTTCGACACCGGCGATCTCGGCCGCATCGACGCCGACGGCTATATCTGGCTGACCGGCCGGTCGAAGGACCTGATCATCCGCGGCGGCCACAACATCGATCCGGCGACCATCGAGGACATCCTCTACCAGCACCCGGCGATCGAGCTGGCCGCGGCAGTGGGCCGGCCCGACCGGCGCGTGGGCGAGTTGCCCGTCGTCTTCGTGCAGTTCGCGAGGGGCCGTTCGGCCACAGAGGACGAACTGAAGGGCTTCGTCGCCGAACGCATCACCGAACGCGCGGCGAACCCGGTCGAGATCATCCCGATCGAGGAGATGCCGCTCACCGGCGTCGGCAAGATCTTCAAGCCCTCGCTCCGGATCGAGGCGGTGCAACGCGTCTTCGACCGCGATATCGGCATGCTCGCCAACGAACTGGGCGCCGAGATCATGGTCGAGGTCCGCCAGGACAAGGTCCATGGCACGCTGGCGGCGATCACGGTGAAGGACGGGCCGCCGGAGACCGAGGAGCGCATCCGCGAGACGGTCGGCGGCTACGAGACCCGCTTCGAGATCGGGCGGGGGTAA
- a CDS encoding TIGR01459 family HAD-type hydrolase, with protein MTVDVIDHIAPLAERHDAFLFDLWGVVHNGIEAYPGALRTLAALTAQGKRVLLLSNAPRLGTVVDPFLARMGVPREHYDRVVASGDLVRAALESGAVDVGRRFLFWGKGPDRTITEGLDLEETDSLGDADFILCGGLNNDETETVDDYAGALAQAKNRGLPMVCANPDYEVMRGHEMLPCAGALAQAYQDIGGKVHWFGKPYGVAYDYCRHELGDIAPDRMLAVGDTLRTDIAGATAAGIAGVLVTGGIHAREVMAEGRLDEAALIRICAAADLWPVAAMTQLEW; from the coding sequence ATGACTGTTGACGTGATCGATCATATCGCGCCGCTGGCCGAGCGCCATGACGCGTTTCTCTTCGACCTGTGGGGCGTGGTCCACAATGGGATCGAGGCCTATCCCGGCGCGCTGCGCACCCTGGCGGCGCTGACGGCGCAGGGCAAACGCGTGCTGCTGCTCTCCAACGCGCCCCGGCTCGGCACGGTGGTCGATCCCTTCCTGGCCAGGATGGGCGTCCCGCGGGAACATTACGACCGCGTGGTGGCTTCCGGCGACCTGGTGCGGGCGGCGCTGGAAAGCGGCGCGGTCGACGTCGGGCGGCGCTTCCTCTTCTGGGGCAAGGGCCCGGACCGCACCATCACCGAGGGGCTCGATCTGGAGGAGACGGACAGTCTGGGAGACGCCGACTTCATCCTCTGCGGCGGGCTGAACAACGACGAGACCGAGACCGTCGACGACTACGCCGGCGCGCTGGCGCAGGCGAAGAACCGCGGCCTGCCCATGGTCTGCGCCAATCCGGACTACGAGGTGATGCGCGGCCACGAGATGCTGCCTTGCGCCGGCGCGCTGGCGCAGGCCTATCAGGACATCGGCGGCAAGGTGCACTGGTTCGGCAAGCCCTACGGGGTCGCCTACGATTACTGTCGCCACGAACTGGGCGATATCGCCCCGGACCGGATGCTGGCCGTGGGCGACACGCTGCGCACCGACATTGCCGGCGCCACCGCCGCCGGCATCGCGGGCGTGCTGGTGACCGGCGGCATTCACGCGCGCGAGGTGATGGCCGAAGGGCGGTTGGACGAGGCGGCGCTGATCCGCATCTGCGCGGCGGCCGACCTCTGGCCGGTCGCCGCCATGACTCAGCTCGAGTGGTAG